The sequence below is a genomic window from Verrucomicrobiota bacterium.
AGGCTCTCGGGCACGACGATGCGGAGGACGGCTTGACCGGCGACCACCGTGATACCCGGTTCGGCCTCGCGCGAGACGATGACGCCGTCCACGGGGCTCACGAGTCTGAGGCTTTCCCGCAGACTGCTCAGGCCCTGCGCTTCGGCATCCACGCGGTCGATGTCCTGCTTCACCGCTTCCGCGTTAGCGCGCGCCGCCGCCAATGCCGCCTCGGCCCTCACGGCCTCGCTGGTGCTATTGTCGAGGGCTTGCTTGCTGATGACGTGTTTCTGATACAGCTCCACATCACGATCGCGGTTCATCCCGGCGAGCTTGGCGCGGCTTGCGGCTTCCGCGACCTGCGCCTCGGCCACTTGAGCTGCCTGGCGCGAGCGCGCCCCGTTGCTCTTCGCTGCCTGAATGCGGCGGTCCATATCGATCGGGTCCATTTCCGCTACCAACTGTCCTGCCTTGACGAAATCGCCCTGATCCACGAGCACGCGCAGGACTCGCCCGGGTGCAATGGGCCCGACCGCGTAGGAGAGACGCGCGTCCACGGTACCGATGCCGAACACGCTGGGGGTGAGGTCGGCACGAACGACGCTGCCAAGCTGCACACCGACCGGGGCCAACGGGCCGTGCGTGGTCAGAAGCCAGAAGAAAGCCGCCACGAATAGGATCACGCTGGCGATGAGAACGAGAATCCTGGTCCTGGACTTCATGAGAGTACCTCTTTGTGCGCGAGCGCCGAATGGAGGGTTTGCCAGCACCGTCGCTCCATTTTGCCGGCAGGTGCGGGAAGTGCGCCGTCGGTGGCCGCGAACAAGAACCCCATCACCATCCCCGTGACGAGGACGACCGCGCCCTCAATGTCGAGGTTCTCCCGGAGAAGGCCCTTCTCGCTCGCCTCGCGAAGACACGATCTGACGAACTCGCGGCCTCGGTTTCTGAGCGCGGCGACCCGCCTTGGGCCTTCGGCGCCCAAGGCGTGAGAGAGCTGGTCCGAGAAGAGGAGCGACTGAATTCCCCGCTGGACGGTCACGGCATGGAGGCGGCTCAGGACGAAGCCCTCCAATCGTTCGAGGGGATCTCCCATGGGCGGCGGAGGCGCCTCGAGCACCTCTTGGAGCCTGTCGAGGACAGCGAGCGTGATCTCGTTCATGCCCTTGAAATGACGGAAGAGAGTCCCGTCCTTGATGCCGACTTCCTGAGCGATGTGGGCTGCTGTGAACTCCCGCAGGCCGCGCTCCCCGATGATCTTGATGGCGGCGTCGGCGATCTCCCTGCGTCGCTCCTCGGTCGATTTTCTGATCGTCATCGGCTCCCTCCGGCTAGCAAGTACTTGCGTGCAAGAAAGCCACGCCAACCCTGATTGTCAAGATCCCACGCATCCGCGAGCTCAACTACGAGAGAGAGATGGCCGTGCAGCAGGCGGGACACCAACCCTGGCGAGGGTGCCGACACCCCCGGCCTTGCGACGGGCATCCATGGGCAGAGCTCTCTGTAGCCCATCCACTGGAACCGAGAGGACGACTGTGTCGCCAACCGACTGAGCCATTCGGACAGGGCTTTCCGGCGTCGCCGCATGGAATATGCTGCGATCAGCTCCGATTTGGTCGGCGATGTCCTTGCCCATCTTGACATGGAGCGACTCCGCCCACCAGGCGTCCCTC
It includes:
- a CDS encoding efflux RND transporter periplasmic adaptor subunit, producing the protein MKSRTRILVLIASVILFVAAFFWLLTTHGPLAPVGVQLGSVVRADLTPSVFGIGTVDARLSYAVGPIAPGRVLRVLVDQGDFVKAGQLVAEMDPIDMDRRIQAAKSNGARSRQAAQVAEAQVAEAASRAKLAGMNRDRDVELYQKHVISKQALDNSTSEAVRAEAALAAARANAEAVKQDIDRVDAEAQGLSSLRESLRLVSPVDGVIVSREAEPGITVVAGQAVLRIVVPESLWVRARVDQSRAQGVQVGQRASIVLRSAPETPMPGRVARIEMQSDPVTEERVVNVRFDAPPARLYLGELAEVTIRLPGKTGVLVVPSAAIAREGSQTGVWQMVDGHARFKPVTIGSQGQAGVT
- a CDS encoding TetR/AcrR family transcriptional regulator yields the protein MAWLSCTQVLASRREPMTIRKSTEERRREIADAAIKIIGERGLREFTAAHIAQEVGIKDGTLFRHFKGMNEITLAVLDRLQEVLEAPPPPMGDPLERLEGFVLSRLHAVTVQRGIQSLLFSDQLSHALGAEGPRRVAALRNRGREFVRSCLREASEKGLLRENLDIEGAVVLVTGMVMGFLFAATDGALPAPAGKMERRCWQTLHSALAHKEVLS